From the Pseudomonadota bacterium genome, the window CCCCTTGATCATGCCGGACCCGGACCCGGCCGTAGTGATCGCCGGCTTTGCGGAGGGTGCTATCAATATCGAAGTAAGGGTATTTGTCAAAGAGCTGGCGCAACGTGCATTGGTTGACCACGAGCTACGCCTCGCCATCCACGATAAATTGCGCGCTCACCACATCGAAACGCCTTTACCGGAGCGCACCGTGAATGTACGCTCGTTCGTGCCTATTCAGAGTCAGGGATCGGAAAAACCGCGGGAGGCGCAGCGAGCGGGAAGCGGCGTCAATCCAATAAACAGGCAGGAGGACCCGTAGTCAGTCAACTCAATAGTCAGTATAGATTTCGCCCACCACGGGGTATGCAACCCCGTGGGGCGACCAAAGGGGAGAGCTGCGCCTCTCCCCTTTGGAAACCCCATCGCTAAGGTCCCCGCGGCAAGACCGCGGGGAATAGATTTAAACTCGGCGGGCTTGAGAACGAGGAACGATATGAGCCTGATTGACTCCACCACTTCGGCCTACGCCTATCCGCTGCTGATCAAGCAGCTACTGCACACACCGTGGCGTCATGCGCCTGAGCAGGAGATCGTTTATCGCGATCTCAAGCGCCTGAGCTATCGCCAACTGCATGAGCGCATCGGCCGCCTTGCATCCGGTCTGGCCCGGCTGGGGGTCAAGCCGGGCGACACCGTCGCCGTGATGGATTGGGACAGCCACCGCTATCTGGAATGCTTTTTTGCCGTGCCCATGATGGGCGCCGTGCTGCAGACGGTGAACATCCGGCTTTCGCCGGAACAGGTGCTCTACACCCTGAACCACGCTGCCCATGGTCCTGCTGGTCAACACGGACTTCTTGCCGTTGCTGGGCACGATTAAGTCTCAACTGACGAGTGTCCGCAAGCTCGTGCTGATCACCGACGAGGTGGCAGCTCGTGAGGACCGCCGTAGCTTTGACGCGGAATATGAGGAGCTGTTAGCGGCCCATGCACCGGAGTACGCGTTCCCGGATTTCGACGAGAACACGCGGGCGACGACCTTTTACACACCGGCACCACCGGCTTGCCCAAAGGCGTCTATTTCAGCCACCGGCAACTGGTGCTGCACACGCTCGCCCTGCTCGCGGGCTTGGCAATGCCGGCTCATCAGGGTCGCTTCCATCGCGACGATGTGTACATGCCCATCACGCCGATGTTTCACGTACACGCCTGGGGTAACCCGTATATCGCTACGCTGATGGGGGTAAAGCAGGTGTACTGGACGGGCAGATGCGTGACATGCCGCATGACGGCAAGACCACTGGTGAAGTGGTGGTGCGCGCGCCCTGGCTCACACGGGGATACCTTAGGGATCCGCAGGCCTCAGAGTCACTGTGGGCTGGGGGTTATCTGCACACGGGGGACATCGCGAACATTGATCCGGACGGCTATCTCCAGATAACGGATCGCCTCAAGGACGAAAAGTGGGGTGAACGGCCTTTGGCCCTGATCGTGCCCACGGCCGGCCAGAGCGGTGCGCTTGCGTCGGCCGCGCTACGGGATCACGTCATGGGCTACGTCAAGCGCGGCACCATTTCGAAATATGCGGTGCCGGAACAGATCATCTTTGTTGAGGCTCTGGACAAGACCAGCGTCGGAAAGCTCGATAAAAAGCTGATGCGCG encodes:
- a CDS encoding mechanosensitive ion channel, which codes for PLIMPDPDPAVVIAGFAEGAINIEVRVFVKELAQRALVDHELRLAIHDKLRAHHIETPLPERTVNVRSFVPIQSQGSEKPREAQRAGSGVNPINRQEDP